A part of Saccopteryx bilineata isolate mSacBil1 chromosome 8, mSacBil1_pri_phased_curated, whole genome shotgun sequence genomic DNA contains:
- the SERP1 gene encoding stress-associated endoplasmic reticulum protein 1, which yields MVAKQRIRMANEKHSKNITQRGNVAKTSRNAPEEKASVGPWLLALFIFVVCGSAIFQIIQSIRMGM from the exons ATGGTCGCCAAGCAGCGGATCCGCATGGCGAACGAGAAGCACAGCAAGAACATCACCCAGCGCGGCAACGTCGCCAAGACCTCG AGAAATGCTCCCGAGGAGAAGGCGTCCGTAGGACCCTGGTTATTGGCtctcttcatttttgttgtttgtggtTCTG cAATTTTCCAGATTATTCAAAGTATCAGGATGGGCATGTGA